Proteins encoded by one window of Antechinus flavipes isolate AdamAnt ecotype Samford, QLD, Australia chromosome 4, AdamAnt_v2, whole genome shotgun sequence:
- the DMRTA2 gene encoding doublesex- and mab-3-related transcription factor A2 yields MELRSELPSVPSAAGPPVAPGSVASVASVAAAAAAAASLPVSVAGGLLRAPPLLLRAAEKYPRTPKCARCRNHGVVSALKGHKRYCRWKDCLCAKCTLIAERQRVMAAQVALRRQQAQEENEARELQLLYGTAEGLALAAANGIIPPRPAYEVFGTVCPDGASGAGPGPGPGSGAGGAGTGAGGTEAKLQKFDLFPKGLLQPGGAGSPQPPGGKPVSPDGADSAPGTSSPEARAGSGSENGDGDSFLGSPQSKALKEAGGGGGSGSGGGGPGEDDSPGSISPLGSDSGSEADKDEGAASPPPSGSGPGPRQRTPLDILTRVFPSHKRSVLELVLQGCGGDVVQAIEQILNHHRGAAVAGGAAVAAVAAGGPDKGPDEGWTGRADGAGGALGAALQPGPAAAHHPHHRPLLAGAMTPAIGTLGSRSAFSPLQPNASHFGAEAGAYPLGTPLGLSPLRLAYSAAAHSRGLAFMAPYSTAGLMPTLGFRPPMDYAFSDLMRDRSASVHKEPVYSNGGGLYGPLVNNTPDKQ; encoded by the exons ATGGAGCTGCGCTCGGAGCTCCCCAGCGTGCCCTCGGCCGCCGGGCCCCCGGTGGCGCCGGGCTCCGTGGCGTCCGTGGCGTCCGTGGCGGCGGCGGCCGCGGCGGCCGCGTCGCTGCCCGTGAGCGTGGCGGGCGGCCTGCTGCGGGCGCCGCCCCTGCTGCTGCGGGCGGCCGAGAAGTACCCGCGCACGCCCAAGTGCGCGCGGTGCCGCAACCACGGGGTGGTCTCGGCGCTCAAGGGCCACAAGCGCTACTGCCGGTGGAAGGACTGCCTGTGCGCCAAGTGCACCCTCATCGCCGAGCGCCAGCGGGTCATGGCGGCGCAGGTGGCTCTGCGGAGGCAGCAGGCGCAGGAGGAGAACGAGGCCCGCGAGCTGCAGCTGCTCTACGGCACGGCCGAGGGGCTCGCCTTGGCCGCGGCCAACGGCATCATCCCGCCGCGGCCCGCCTACGAGGTCTTCGGCACCGTGTGCCCCGACGGCGCCAGCGGGGCCGGCCCCGGGCCGGGGCCCGGCTCGGGCGCGGGGGGCGCTGGAACCGGAGCCGGAGGCACAG AGGCCAAGCTACAGAAGTTTGACCTGTTTCCCAAAGGCCTGCTGCAGCCGGGAGGGGCGGGTTCCCCTCAGCCGCCCGGGGGAAAACCGGTGTCCCCGGACGGGGCAGACTCGGCGCCCGGCACTTCGTCTCCGGAGGCCCGGGCCGGCTCAGGATCCGAGAACGGCGACGGGGACTCGTTCCTGGGCTCGCCACAGTCCAAGGCGCTGAAGGAAGCGGGCGGCGgaggcggcagcggcagcggagGCGGCGGCCCCGGGGAGGACGACAGCCCGGGCTCCATCAGCCCCCTGGGCTCCGACTCGGGCTCCGAGGCGGACAAGGACGAGGGCGCCGCGTCGCCGCCGCCGTCGGGTTCGGGCCCCGGGCCCCGGCAGCGGACGCCGCTGGACATCCTGACCCGGGTCTTTCCCAGCCACAAGCGCAGCGTGCTCGAGCTGGTGCTGCAGGGCTGCGGCGGGGACGTGGTGCAGGCCATCGAGCAGATCCTGAACCACCACCGCGGTGCCGCCGTGGCCGGGGGCGCGGCCGTGGCGGCCGTGGCGGCCGGCGGCCCAGACAAGGGCCCGGACGAGGGCTGGACGGGGCGCGCGGACGGCGCCGGGGGCGCCCTGGGGGCCGCGCTGCAGCCGGGCCCCGCGGCCGCCCACCACCCGCACCACAGACCCTTGCTGGCGGGGGCCATGACCCCGGCCATCGGGACCCTGGGCAGCCGTTCGGCCTTCTCGCCGCTGCAGCCCAACGCCAGCCACTTCGGGGCCGAGGCGGGCGCCTACCCTCTGGGCACGCCCCTGGGCCTGAGCCCGCTGCGCCTGGCCTACTCGGCGGCCGCGCACAGCCGCGGGCTGGCCTTCATGGCGCCCTACTCCACGGCCGGCCTCATGCCCACGCTGGGCTTCCGGCCGCCCATGGACTACGCCTTCAGCGACCTCATGCGGGACCGCTCGGCCTCCGTGCACAAGGAACCCGTCTACAGCAACGGGGGCGGCCTCTACGGGCCCCTGGTTAACAACACCCCGGACAAGCAATAG